The following coding sequences lie in one Cronobacter universalis NCTC 9529 genomic window:
- the sthA gene encoding Si-specific NAD(P)(+) transhydrogenase, which yields MPQTYDYDVIVIGSGPGGEGAAMGLVKQGATVAVIERYHNVGGGCTHWGTIPSKALRHAVSRIIEFNQNPLYSAHSRPLRSSFADILNHADNVINQQTNMRQGFYERNRCQILQGDARFVDEHTIELTCNDGSIETLTAEKFVIACGSRPYHPDDVDFTHSRIYDSDSILSMHHEPRHVIIYGAGVIGCEYASIFRGMNVKVDLINTRDRLLAFLDQEMSDSLSYHFWNSGVVIRHNEEYERIEGVDDGVIVHLKSGKKVKADCLLYANGRTGNTDSLALENIGLEADSRGLLKVNSMYQTALPHIYAVGDVIGYPSLASAAYDQGRIAAQALVKGVASAHLVEDIPTGIYTIPEISSVGKTEQQLTAMKVPYEVGRAQFKHLARAQIVGMNVGTLKILFHRETKEILGIHCFGERAAEIIHIGQAIMEQKGGGNTIEYFVNTTFNYPTMAEAYRVAALNGLNRLF from the coding sequence ATGCCACAAACCTACGATTATGATGTAATAGTGATTGGCTCTGGCCCCGGCGGCGAAGGCGCCGCAATGGGCCTGGTGAAACAGGGCGCCACGGTAGCCGTGATAGAGCGCTACCATAATGTCGGCGGCGGTTGCACCCACTGGGGCACCATCCCGTCGAAGGCGCTACGCCACGCCGTCAGCCGTATCATTGAATTTAACCAGAACCCGTTATACAGCGCCCACTCCCGTCCTCTCCGTTCCTCTTTCGCCGACATCCTCAACCACGCCGACAACGTGATCAATCAGCAGACCAACATGCGCCAGGGCTTTTACGAGCGCAACCGCTGCCAGATCCTGCAGGGCGACGCGCGTTTTGTTGATGAACATACGATTGAGCTTACCTGCAACGACGGCTCGATAGAGACCCTGACCGCTGAGAAATTCGTGATTGCCTGCGGCTCGCGCCCCTATCACCCGGACGATGTGGATTTCACCCACTCGCGCATCTACGACAGCGACTCCATCCTCAGCATGCACCATGAGCCGCGCCATGTGATTATCTACGGCGCGGGCGTCATCGGCTGTGAATACGCGTCGATTTTCCGCGGGATGAACGTCAAGGTGGATCTCATCAACACCCGCGACCGCCTGCTGGCGTTTCTCGATCAGGAGATGTCCGATTCGCTCTCATACCACTTCTGGAACAGCGGCGTGGTGATTCGCCACAACGAAGAGTATGAGCGTATCGAAGGCGTGGATGACGGCGTGATTGTGCACCTGAAATCAGGCAAGAAAGTGAAAGCTGACTGCCTGCTCTATGCGAACGGACGCACCGGCAACACCGATTCGCTGGCGCTGGAAAATATCGGCCTTGAGGCCGACAGCCGCGGGCTGCTGAAAGTGAACAGCATGTACCAGACCGCGCTGCCGCATATCTACGCCGTGGGCGATGTCATCGGTTATCCGAGCCTGGCGTCCGCCGCCTACGATCAGGGCCGCATCGCCGCCCAGGCGCTGGTGAAAGGCGTGGCGTCGGCGCATCTGGTGGAAGATATTCCGACTGGCATCTACACCATTCCGGAAATCAGCTCCGTCGGCAAAACCGAACAGCAGCTCACCGCCATGAAAGTGCCTTACGAAGTGGGTCGCGCGCAGTTTAAACATCTGGCGCGCGCGCAAATTGTGGGCATGAACGTGGGCACGCTGAAGATTTTGTTCCACCGCGAAACCAAAGAGATTCTGGGAATTCATTGCTTTGGGGAGCGCGCGGCCGAGATTATTCATATCGGCCAGGCGATTATGGAGCAGAAAGGTGGCGGTAACACCATTGAATACTTCGTTAACACCACCTTTAACTACCCGACGATGGCGGAAGCCTATCGGGTCGCCGCGCTGAACGGCTTAAACCGCCTGTTTTAA
- the fabR gene encoding HTH-type transcriptional repressor FabR, with the protein MMGVRAQQKERTRRSLVEAAFSQLSAERSFASLSLREVAREAGIAPTSFYRHFRDVDELGLTMVDESGLMLRQLMRQARQRIAKGGSVIRTSVSTFMEFIGNNPNAFRLLLRERSGTSAAFRAAVAREIQHFIAELADYLELENHMPRAFTEAQAEAMVTIVFSAGAEALDVSPEQRGQLEERLVLQLRMISKGAYYWYRREQEKMAQNSDK; encoded by the coding sequence GTGATGGGCGTCAGAGCGCAACAGAAAGAACGAACCCGGCGGTCGCTGGTGGAAGCCGCGTTTAGTCAGCTAAGCGCGGAAAGAAGTTTTGCCAGCCTGAGCCTGCGCGAAGTGGCGCGCGAGGCCGGCATTGCGCCGACCTCGTTTTACCGGCACTTCCGTGATGTGGATGAGCTGGGCCTGACGATGGTGGACGAAAGCGGCCTGATGCTGCGCCAGCTGATGCGCCAGGCGCGCCAGCGCATCGCCAAAGGCGGCAGCGTGATCCGCACGTCGGTCTCCACCTTTATGGAGTTTATCGGCAATAACCCGAACGCGTTCCGGCTGCTGCTGCGCGAGCGCTCCGGGACGTCAGCGGCGTTTCGCGCCGCGGTGGCGCGTGAAATCCAGCATTTCATCGCGGAACTTGCCGATTATCTGGAACTCGAAAATCATATGCCGCGCGCGTTTACCGAGGCTCAGGCGGAGGCGATGGTGACCATTGTCTTTAGCGCCGGCGCTGAAGCGCTGGACGTGAGCCCGGAACAGCGCGGGCAATTAGAAGAGCGGCTGGTCTTGCAACTGCGCATGATTTCCAAAGGCGCTTACTACTGGTACCGTCGCGAACAAGAAAAGATGGCGCAAAATTCCGATAAGTGA
- a CDS encoding YijD family membrane protein, with the protein MRTTTQEKGTLLLALLAGLSINGTCAALFSSIVPFSIFPIISLALTVYCLHQRYLNRTMPVGLPGIAAACFILGVLLYSAVVRAEYPAIGSNFLPSVLSVVLLFWIGFRLRRRKARYEE; encoded by the coding sequence ATGAGAACCACGACACAAGAAAAGGGTACGCTGCTGCTGGCGCTGTTAGCCGGCCTGTCGATTAACGGCACCTGCGCGGCGCTGTTTAGCTCCATCGTGCCTTTCTCGATTTTCCCGATTATCTCCCTGGCGCTGACGGTGTATTGTCTGCACCAGCGCTACCTTAACCGCACGATGCCGGTGGGCCTGCCGGGCATCGCCGCCGCCTGTTTTATTCTGGGCGTGCTGCTTTACAGCGCCGTGGTGCGCGCCGAATATCCGGCGATTGGCTCTAACTTCCTGCCGTCGGTGCTGTCGGTGGTGCTGTTGTTCTGGATTGGCTTTCGCCTGCGTCGGCGCAAAGCGCGCTACGAAGAGTGA
- the trmA gene encoding tRNA (uridine(54)-C5)-methyltransferase TrmA: MTPEHLPIDQYDAQLAEKTERLQSMMAPFAAPAPEVFRSPVSHYRMRAEFRLWHDGDDLYHIIFDQETRSRIRVDSFPAASELINALMPRMIAGIRDNRTLRHKLFQIDYLTTRSQQAVVSLLYHRALDDAWREEATRLRDALRADGFDVHFIGRATKTKIMLDQDYIDERLPVAGTEMIYRQVENSFTQPNAAMNIHMLEWALDVTRGSKGDLLELYCGNGNFSLALARNFNRVLATEIAKPSVAAAQYNIAANHIDNVQIIRMAAEEFTQAMNGVREFNRLQGIDLKSYQCETIFVDPPRSGLDHETVKMVQAYPRILYISCNPQTLCENLDTLSQTHRVERLALFDQFPYTHHMECGVLLTRR; encoded by the coding sequence ATGACCCCTGAACATCTCCCTATCGATCAATACGACGCACAGCTGGCCGAAAAAACCGAGCGCCTGCAAAGCATGATGGCGCCTTTCGCCGCGCCAGCGCCGGAGGTGTTCCGCTCGCCGGTAAGCCACTACCGCATGCGCGCCGAGTTCCGCCTCTGGCATGACGGCGACGACCTCTATCACATCATTTTCGATCAGGAGACGCGCAGCCGTATTCGCGTCGACAGTTTCCCGGCGGCGAGCGAGCTGATTAACGCCCTGATGCCGCGCATGATCGCGGGCATTCGCGACAACCGCACGCTGCGCCACAAGCTGTTCCAGATTGACTACCTGACCACCCGCAGCCAGCAGGCGGTCGTCTCGCTGCTCTATCACCGCGCGCTGGATGACGCCTGGCGTGAAGAGGCGACGCGTCTTCGCGATGCGCTGCGCGCCGACGGTTTTGATGTGCACTTCATCGGCCGCGCGACAAAAACCAAAATCATGCTCGATCAGGATTACATCGACGAGCGCCTGCCGGTAGCGGGCACGGAGATGATTTATCGCCAGGTGGAGAACAGCTTTACCCAGCCGAACGCGGCGATGAACATTCATATGCTGGAGTGGGCGCTGGATGTCACCCGGGGTTCAAAAGGCGATCTGCTGGAGCTTTACTGCGGTAACGGCAACTTCTCGCTGGCGCTGGCGCGCAACTTTAACCGCGTGCTGGCGACGGAAATCGCCAAGCCGTCCGTCGCCGCCGCGCAATACAACATTGCGGCCAACCACATCGACAACGTGCAGATTATCCGCATGGCGGCGGAAGAATTTACCCAGGCGATGAACGGCGTGCGTGAATTTAACCGCCTGCAGGGGATCGATCTGAAAAGCTACCAGTGCGAGACGATCTTCGTCGATCCGCCGCGCAGCGGGCTGGATCATGAGACCGTCAAAATGGTGCAGGCGTATCCGCGTATCCTTTATATCTCCTGCAACCCGCAAACACTTTGCGAGAACCTCGACACGCTGAGCCAGACGCACCGCGTCGAGCGCCTCGCGCTGTTCGATCAGTTCCCTTACACCCACCATATGGAATGCGGCGTACTGTTAACGCGCCGCTAA
- the btuB gene encoding TonB-dependent vitamin B12 receptor BtuB: MIKKISLLTALSVTAFSGWAQDGDSDSLVVTANRFQQPVNTVLAPTDVVTREQIDKWQSKTVLDVLRRLPGVDISQNGGMGQLASVYVRGTDSRHALILMDGVPVSRPNLSNDSNLYQIPVSLIQRIEFIRGPRSAVYGSGAIGGVINIITQSDDEVSRIDAGVGSKGYQEYSGTLRQRFGDTVVTAMGAYQTTHGFNVQPGSTWSHDSDRDGYRNKTFFGSLQHHFSDNVEGFFRGYGYANNADYDVGSPPFSPAFSADENQYDNQSWDTGLRYNADIYSSQLIASFQKLKSYNYSSLYGRYQDGTTLDRMEQRYIQWGNNLVVGHGSVSAGVDWKQEKLTSTTQADTDRYKRDTTGIYLTGQQQVLDDVTLEASGREDHDEQFGWHGTWQTAAGWGFVDGYRATLSYGTGFLAPGLTQQFGSPQYGIASNPDLQPEKSRQWEAGIEGVTGPLDWRLSAWRYKIDNLISYNNDAYYNVKSATIKGVEWTGNLTTGPVSHQLTLQYIDPRDDETHERLQRRARQQVKYDLSGEVSDFGWDVTYQYIGEREDTNFNAIPSEKVKLGGVSLWDVAVSYPVTSHLTVRGKIANLFDKDYETAYGYQTAGREYNLSGSYTF, from the coding sequence ATGATAAAAAAAATCTCGCTGCTGACGGCGCTTTCCGTCACGGCGTTTTCTGGCTGGGCGCAGGATGGCGACTCAGATTCTCTGGTGGTGACCGCCAACCGTTTTCAGCAGCCGGTCAATACGGTGCTGGCGCCGACTGATGTCGTGACGCGTGAGCAAATCGATAAATGGCAGTCTAAAACGGTGCTGGATGTATTGCGTCGTTTGCCTGGCGTGGATATTTCACAAAACGGGGGAATGGGGCAACTCGCTTCCGTTTATGTCCGCGGCACGGATTCACGCCACGCGCTCATCCTGATGGATGGCGTACCAGTTTCTCGTCCAAACCTATCCAATGACTCTAATCTTTATCAAATCCCGGTGTCGCTAATTCAGCGTATTGAGTTTATTCGCGGGCCGCGTTCGGCGGTATATGGCTCCGGGGCTATTGGTGGCGTGATTAATATCATCACGCAGAGTGATGATGAAGTGTCACGCATTGATGCTGGTGTCGGTTCTAAGGGCTATCAGGAATATTCGGGCACGCTGCGTCAGCGTTTTGGCGACACGGTGGTGACGGCGATGGGGGCATACCAGACGACCCACGGATTTAACGTTCAGCCGGGATCGACATGGAGCCATGACAGCGACCGCGACGGTTATCGTAATAAAACGTTTTTTGGCAGCCTTCAGCATCATTTCTCTGACAACGTTGAGGGTTTCTTTCGCGGCTATGGCTATGCCAATAACGCCGATTACGATGTAGGCAGCCCGCCGTTTTCTCCGGCATTCAGCGCGGATGAAAACCAGTATGACAATCAGTCATGGGATACCGGATTACGCTATAACGCCGACATCTATTCTTCTCAGCTCATCGCCAGTTTCCAGAAGCTGAAAAGCTATAACTACAGTAGCCTTTATGGCCGTTACCAGGATGGCACGACGCTTGATCGCATGGAGCAGCGTTATATTCAGTGGGGTAACAACCTTGTTGTCGGTCACGGTTCCGTCAGTGCCGGAGTGGACTGGAAGCAGGAAAAACTCACCTCAACAACGCAGGCTGATACTGACCGCTATAAACGCGATACCACGGGGATTTACCTTACCGGCCAGCAGCAGGTGCTTGATGATGTCACGCTCGAAGCGTCAGGTCGTGAAGATCATGATGAGCAGTTTGGCTGGCATGGTACCTGGCAGACCGCTGCTGGGTGGGGGTTTGTGGATGGCTACCGTGCCACCCTTTCATATGGTACAGGGTTTCTGGCGCCGGGCCTGACCCAGCAGTTTGGGTCGCCGCAGTATGGTATTGCGTCCAACCCGGATCTTCAGCCGGAAAAATCCAGGCAGTGGGAAGCAGGCATTGAAGGGGTAACCGGTCCTCTGGACTGGCGCTTGTCGGCGTGGCGATACAAGATTGACAACCTGATAAGCTATAACAATGACGCTTATTACAACGTCAAATCCGCCACGATTAAAGGAGTGGAGTGGACTGGCAATCTGACTACCGGGCCTGTGAGTCATCAGCTTACGTTGCAGTATATCGATCCGCGTGATGATGAAACACATGAGCGCTTGCAGCGTCGCGCCAGACAACAAGTGAAATACGATCTCAGCGGTGAAGTCTCAGACTTTGGGTGGGATGTCACTTACCAGTATATCGGCGAGCGCGAAGATACTAACTTTAACGCTATCCCATCAGAAAAAGTGAAGCTCGGCGGCGTCAGTCTGTGGGATGTCGCGGTTTCGTATCCGGTCACCTCTCACCTTACAGTTCGTGGTAAAATAGCTAATCTGTTCGATAAAGATTACGAGACGGCTTATGGCTACCAAACTGCAGGACGGGAGTACAACTTGTCAGGCAGCTACACCTTCTGA
- the murI gene encoding glutamate racemase, which produces MATKLQDGSTTCQAATPSEARPTILVFDSGVGGLSVYDEIRHLLPDLHYIYAFDNVAFPYGEKSEAFIVERVVEIVTAVQARYPLALAVIACNSASTVSLPALREKFAFPVVGVVPAIKPAARLTANGVVGLLATRGTVKRPYTHELIARFANECQIEMLGSAELVEIAEAKLHGEPVSLEALRRVLRPWLRMPEPPDTVVLGCTHFPLLADELLQVLPEGTRLVDSGAAIARRTAWLLEHEAPDACSSDENIAYCMALTPEVAQLMSVLQRYGFNKLEKLPV; this is translated from the coding sequence ATGGCTACCAAACTGCAGGACGGGAGTACAACTTGTCAGGCAGCTACACCTTCTGAGGCCCGCCCAACCATACTGGTTTTTGACTCGGGTGTGGGTGGGCTTTCTGTTTATGATGAGATCCGGCATCTCCTGCCGGATCTGCATTACATCTACGCTTTCGATAACGTTGCATTCCCATACGGTGAGAAGAGCGAAGCGTTTATCGTTGAGCGCGTGGTCGAGATTGTGACCGCCGTTCAGGCGCGCTACCCTCTGGCGCTTGCCGTTATCGCCTGCAACTCCGCCAGTACGGTTTCTCTCCCTGCTCTACGTGAAAAATTCGCGTTTCCTGTTGTGGGCGTCGTGCCTGCTATCAAACCAGCCGCGCGTCTGACGGCGAACGGCGTGGTGGGGCTGCTGGCGACTCGCGGAACGGTTAAGCGTCCTTATACGCATGAGCTGATTGCGCGCTTCGCCAATGAATGCCAGATAGAAATGCTGGGTTCAGCGGAGCTGGTGGAAATTGCCGAAGCGAAACTGCACGGCGAGCCGGTTTCTCTGGAAGCGCTGCGTCGCGTGCTGCGTCCGTGGCTGCGCATGCCTGAGCCGCCGGATACCGTGGTCCTCGGTTGTACGCACTTCCCGTTGCTGGCCGACGAGCTGTTGCAGGTGTTGCCGGAAGGCACCCGGCTGGTGGATTCTGGCGCGGCGATTGCCAGACGCACTGCCTGGCTGCTGGAGCATGAAGCGCCGGATGCGTGTTCTTCTGATGAGAATATTGCGTACTGCATGGCATTAACGCCGGAAGTTGCGCAGTTAATGTCCGTTTTGCAGCGTTATGGCTTTAATAAGCTCGAAAAATTGCCAGTTTAA
- the hdfR gene encoding HTH-type transcriptional regulator HdfR encodes MEWDVDTDLLKTFLEVSRTRHFGRAAEALYLTQSAVSFRIRQLENQLGVNLFTRHRNNIRLTAAGERLLPYAENLMNIWQTARKDVAQTSRHNLFSIGASASLWECMLSEWLTRLYREKGSMQFEARIAQRQSLVKQLHERQLDLLITTEAPKMDEFSSQLLGHFTLGLYCATPERSKTSLNYLRLEWGPDFQQNEAGLVTPEDIPVLTTSSADIARKMLPELQGCTWLPVNWAKEKNDLHPVLDSTTLSRPLYAIWLQNSDKNSSIKDLLKIPVIT; translated from the coding sequence GTGGAGTGGGATGTGGATACCGACTTGCTGAAAACCTTTCTTGAAGTCAGCCGAACGCGCCATTTTGGCAGGGCGGCTGAAGCGCTTTACCTGACACAGTCAGCGGTGAGCTTTCGCATCCGTCAGCTGGAAAATCAACTGGGTGTTAACCTTTTTACTCGTCACCGCAATAACATACGCCTCACGGCCGCGGGTGAAAGACTATTACCTTATGCTGAAAATCTGATGAATATATGGCAGACGGCCCGTAAAGATGTCGCACAGACGTCTCGCCATAACCTTTTTTCTATTGGGGCCAGCGCGTCTCTTTGGGAGTGTATGCTCTCCGAATGGCTGACAAGGCTGTACCGGGAGAAAGGGAGTATGCAATTTGAGGCGCGTATCGCTCAGCGACAGTCCTTGGTTAAACAGTTGCATGAACGGCAGTTGGATCTGCTGATCACCACTGAAGCGCCCAAAATGGATGAGTTTTCGAGCCAGTTGCTGGGGCATTTTACCCTCGGCCTTTATTGCGCCACGCCGGAACGTAGCAAGACCAGCCTTAATTATCTTCGACTTGAGTGGGGACCTGATTTTCAGCAGAACGAGGCAGGGCTGGTGACGCCAGAGGATATTCCTGTGCTGACAACCAGTTCGGCCGATATCGCCAGAAAAATGCTGCCGGAATTACAGGGATGTACCTGGCTACCGGTTAACTGGGCTAAAGAAAAAAATGATCTACATCCGGTGCTGGATAGCACGACGCTTTCTCGCCCGCTTTATGCTATCTGGCTGCAAAATAGTGATAAAAACAGCAGCATAAAAGATCTTCTGAAGATCCCGGTAATCACTTAA
- a CDS encoding DUF413 domain-containing protein — MAESFTTTNRFFDNKYYPRGFSRHGDFTIKEAQLLERHGYAFNELDLGKREPVTAEEKQFVDVCRGIREPATEAERVWSKYMTRIKRPKRFHTLSGGKPQMEGMDDFVETDE, encoded by the coding sequence ATGGCGGAAAGCTTTACGACGACTAATCGATTTTTCGACAACAAATATTATCCGCGCGGGTTCTCTCGCCATGGTGATTTCACGATTAAAGAAGCACAGCTGCTTGAGCGTCATGGCTATGCCTTTAATGAACTTGATCTCGGCAAGCGTGAGCCTGTGACTGCTGAAGAAAAGCAATTTGTTGATGTCTGTCGAGGTATTCGCGAACCTGCTACTGAAGCAGAACGCGTGTGGTCCAAATACATGACACGAATCAAACGTCCCAAGCGTTTCCATACCCTGTCTGGCGGCAAGCCGCAAATGGAAGGGATGGACGATTTTGTGGAAACGGATGAGTAA
- a CDS encoding YifB family Mg chelatase-like AAA ATPase yields MSLSVIHTRAALGVKAPLVTVEVHISAGLPGLTIVGLPETTVKESRDRVRSAIINSGYDFPAKKITINLAPADLPKEGGRYDLPIAIALLAASEQLHASHLGEYEFVGELALTGALRGVPGAISAAMEALGCKRKIIVAHDNAQEVGLINKEGCLVAHHLQEVCAFLEGKTTLEPAQPSGFEFRAPAGDLNDVIGQPQGKRALELTAAGGHNLLFIGPPGTGKTMLASRLNGLLPPLSDQEALESAAILSLVNPVALNHQWRQRPFRAPHHSASLNAMVGGGAIPAPGEISLAHNGVLFLDELPEFERRVLDALREPIESGQIHLSRTRAKLTYPARFQLIAAMNPSPTGHYKGNHNRCSPEQTLRYLGRLSGPFLDRFDISIEIPLPPPGMLSQAGQAGESSSQVRERVLQSRECQFARQGKLNAMLDNREIRQFCVLSPTDAQWLEAALIKLGLSIRAWQRLLKVARTIADSEQKERIGREHLQEALSYRAIDRMLAHLQKLMA; encoded by the coding sequence ATGTCGCTATCAGTTATCCATACTCGCGCTGCGCTTGGGGTTAAAGCACCTCTCGTGACGGTCGAGGTTCATATCAGCGCAGGGCTGCCAGGCCTGACGATTGTCGGCCTGCCGGAAACAACCGTTAAAGAATCCCGGGATCGGGTACGTAGCGCGATCATCAATAGTGGTTATGATTTTCCGGCGAAAAAGATCACTATTAATCTTGCCCCTGCCGATCTGCCAAAAGAAGGAGGACGCTATGATTTGCCAATTGCGATAGCGCTTCTCGCTGCTTCTGAGCAGCTGCACGCATCGCATCTTGGTGAATATGAATTTGTAGGAGAGCTTGCGCTTACAGGCGCGTTAAGAGGCGTACCCGGCGCTATTTCAGCCGCTATGGAGGCGCTTGGGTGTAAAAGGAAAATTATCGTCGCGCATGACAATGCGCAAGAAGTTGGGCTCATTAACAAAGAGGGTTGTCTTGTCGCTCATCATTTACAGGAGGTCTGTGCTTTTCTTGAAGGGAAAACCACGCTGGAACCTGCTCAGCCATCCGGCTTTGAATTCAGAGCGCCAGCGGGAGACCTGAACGACGTTATCGGGCAACCGCAGGGAAAGCGCGCACTGGAGTTAACGGCAGCAGGCGGCCATAACTTGCTGTTTATAGGGCCGCCCGGCACGGGAAAAACGATGCTCGCCAGCAGACTCAATGGGTTACTTCCGCCTCTGAGCGACCAGGAGGCGCTGGAGAGCGCCGCAATACTGAGTCTGGTCAATCCCGTCGCATTGAATCATCAGTGGCGTCAGCGGCCATTCAGAGCCCCTCACCATAGCGCATCGCTGAATGCCATGGTGGGTGGAGGAGCAATACCTGCGCCGGGCGAGATTTCACTGGCTCATAATGGCGTGCTTTTCCTTGATGAATTACCTGAGTTTGAGCGGCGGGTGCTGGATGCATTACGCGAACCCATCGAATCCGGGCAAATTCATCTTTCACGGACGCGGGCGAAATTAACCTATCCGGCGCGCTTTCAGCTTATCGCCGCCATGAACCCCAGCCCGACAGGACACTACAAAGGGAATCATAACCGCTGCTCGCCAGAACAAACGCTACGTTATCTCGGTCGTCTTTCAGGCCCCTTTCTCGACAGGTTTGATATCTCAATCGAAATTCCTCTTCCTCCGCCAGGTATGCTTAGTCAGGCGGGACAGGCAGGCGAAAGCAGCTCACAAGTACGAGAACGGGTACTTCAAAGCCGTGAATGTCAATTTGCACGGCAAGGGAAGCTCAACGCCATGCTGGATAATCGGGAGATACGCCAGTTCTGCGTACTTAGCCCGACAGATGCGCAGTGGCTTGAAGCGGCGTTAATTAAACTGGGACTATCCATTCGCGCCTGGCAGCGTTTACTTAAAGTAGCGCGCACTATCGCAGATAGCGAACAGAAGGAAAGGATTGGTCGTGAACATTTGCAGGAAGCGCTGAGTTATCGCGCAATAGACAGGATGCTGGCGCACTTGCAAAAACTTATGGCATAA
- the ilvL gene encoding ilv operon leader peptide, with amino-acid sequence MTTLLLVISLVVISVVVIINPPCGAALGRRKA; translated from the coding sequence ATGACAACCCTTCTACTAGTGATTAGCCTGGTCGTGATTAGCGTGGTGGTGATTATTAACCCACCGTGCGGGGCTGCACTCGGAAGAAGAAAGGCTTAG